In the Chroococcidiopsis sp. SAG 2025 genome, one interval contains:
- a CDS encoding DUF1499 domain-containing protein, whose protein sequence is MGIFTGNRPNNLGVRDGKLAPCPNTPNCVSSQSADASHKVEPLNYTSAPEVALTQLKQIISSLPKTNIVTETDSYIYAEFTSAIMGFVDDVEFYLDRDAQVFHVRSASRLGKSDLGVNRKRIETIRAQFQELQAPNSA, encoded by the coding sequence GTGGGTATATTTACAGGAAATAGACCAAATAACTTGGGCGTGCGCGATGGTAAGCTAGCCCCATGTCCGAATACGCCTAATTGCGTCTCTAGTCAAAGTGCAGATGCCAGCCATAAAGTGGAGCCGCTAAACTATACATCTGCTCCCGAGGTGGCGTTGACCCAACTCAAACAAATTATCTCAAGTTTACCGAAAACAAATATTGTGACAGAAACTGACAGCTATATCTATGCTGAATTCACGAGTGCGATAATGGGTTTTGTCGATGATGTCGAGTTTTATTTAGATCGCGACGCACAAGTCTTCCACGTCCGTTCGGCTTCTCGATTGGGTAAATCCGATCTGGGCGTAAATCGCAAAAGAATAGAGACAATTCGAGCGCAGTTTCAAGAACTACAAGCACCAAATTCCGCTTAG
- a CDS encoding ankyrin repeat domain-containing protein: protein MSMDSRGVSLIRAVKSGDVGQVTALLDRGADPNECDREGTTALMFAAQLGYREIVRVLLDRNANPNIHRQLFGITALMLAAASHRLDAIELLMARGADVNAGNDDNSTALMVAAAKGDLEVVQLLLQAGAEVNARDKDEDTALLLAIQHGHDRVVQALLVAGADPNQTTAGETALTLAAATANTQIVKVLLAHGAAVNGKNWEGRTALMQAAQKGDVAVTQLLLAKGAELNSKDDAGETALTLAVDGGNLEIVKALLEAGADVKARTEDGSTVVAIAAASGQRAIASALLLYGADINAKDKDGETPLHLATVEGYADVVETLLECGADVNVKNQLGDTPLLVAALQGHSQIAEALLRRGADPNVRNLDETPLNLAASLGRTETVKVLLNYGADPNIQTADCKTPLMQAADRNQIGVMQQLLKKGADVNRQDAAGATALMWAAHRGYSEAVELLLNAGANVNLKNRGGHTALTIAEFNGYKNVVRSLQAAESKS, encoded by the coding sequence ATGAGCATGGATAGTCGTGGTGTCTCCTTAATTCGAGCGGTCAAAAGTGGCGACGTTGGGCAGGTAACAGCGCTACTCGATCGCGGTGCTGACCCTAACGAGTGCGATCGCGAGGGTACGACAGCCTTGATGTTTGCCGCTCAACTTGGGTATAGGGAAATCGTTCGCGTGTTGCTCGATCGCAATGCCAATCCTAATATCCACCGGCAACTTTTTGGCATTACGGCTTTGATGTTAGCAGCTGCGTCCCACCGTCTCGACGCGATCGAACTCCTGATGGCGAGGGGAGCAGATGTTAATGCTGGTAATGACGACAACAGCACAGCCTTGATGGTAGCAGCTGCCAAAGGAGATCTCGAAGTCGTACAACTCTTGCTACAAGCGGGTGCGGAAGTCAATGCCAGAGATAAAGATGAGGATACAGCACTGCTCCTAGCTATCCAGCACGGACACGATCGCGTCGTCCAAGCTTTACTCGTTGCAGGGGCAGATCCAAACCAAACCACAGCAGGCGAAACAGCTTTAACTCTGGCAGCAGCAACAGCTAATACTCAGATAGTCAAAGTTTTGCTAGCACACGGCGCAGCAGTTAATGGCAAAAATTGGGAAGGTAGAACGGCACTCATGCAAGCTGCTCAAAAAGGTGATGTTGCCGTAACTCAATTGTTACTAGCTAAAGGTGCTGAGCTGAATTCAAAAGATGATGCTGGCGAAACAGCTCTCACATTGGCAGTAGACGGAGGAAACCTAGAGATTGTCAAAGCCTTGTTGGAAGCCGGTGCTGACGTGAAGGCAAGGACGGAAGATGGTAGTACGGTAGTCGCGATCGCGGCGGCTAGCGGACAGAGAGCGATCGCCTCTGCTTTGCTTCTATACGGTGCTGACATTAATGCTAAGGACAAAGATGGAGAGACCCCCTTACATTTGGCTACCGTTGAAGGCTACGCTGATGTAGTAGAGACACTACTCGAATGCGGTGCTGATGTTAATGTCAAAAATCAGCTTGGCGATACTCCGCTACTGGTAGCAGCTTTGCAAGGACACAGCCAAATTGCCGAAGCATTGCTGCGACGGGGTGCAGACCCCAATGTCAGAAATTTAGACGAAACTCCCCTCAACCTTGCCGCTAGCCTCGGTCGCACTGAGACAGTCAAAGTATTGTTGAACTATGGTGCAGACCCAAATATCCAAACAGCAGACTGCAAAACCCCTCTGATGCAAGCAGCAGACCGCAACCAGATCGGTGTGATGCAACAGCTATTAAAAAAAGGCGCAGATGTGAATCGCCAAGATGCAGCCGGAGCCACAGCCCTAATGTGGGCAGCCCATCGAGGTTACAGCGAAGCCGTAGAATTATTATTAAATGCAGGGGCAAATGTCAATTTAAAAAATCGAGGCGGACATACAGCACTGACGATCGCCGAGTTTAACGGTTATAAAAATGTGGTGCGATCGCTCCAAGCTGCCGAGAGTAAGTCGTAA
- the psaA gene encoding photosystem I core protein PsaA, translating to MTISPPEREEKKARVVVDNDPVPTSFELWSKPGHFDRTLSRGPKTTTWIWNLHALAHDFDTHTSDLEDISRKIFAAHFGHLAVIFIWLSGMYFHGARFSNYEAWLADPLGVKPSAQVVWSVVGQDILNADVGGGFHGIQITSGFFQIWRGAGITNTFQLYCTAIGGLVMAALMLFAGWFHYHKRAPKLEWFQNVESMLNHHLAGLLGLGSLAWAGHQIHVSLPINKLLDAGVAPKDIPLPQEFILNSNLMTELYPSFAQGLTPFWTLNWGAYADFLTFKGGLNPVTGGLWLTDQAHHHLAIAVLFIIAGHMYRTNWGIGHSLKEILENHKGPFTGDGHRGLFENMTTSWHAQLGTNLAMLGSLTIIVAHHMYAMPPYPYLATDYATQLSIFTHHMWIGAFCIVGGAAHATIFMVRDYDPATNMNNVLDRVLRHRDAIISHLNWVCMFLGFHSFGLYIHNDTMQALGRPQDMFSDTAIQLQPVFAQWVQNLHTLAPGSTAPNALEPVSYAFGGGVLAVGGKVAMMPIALGTADFMIHHIHAFQIHVTVLILLKGFLFARNSRLIPDKANLGFRFPCDGPGRGGTCQVSGWDHVFLGLFWMFNTISIAVYHFSWKMQSDVWGTVDPDGTINHITAGNFALSATTINGWLRDFQWAQAAQVIQSYGSALSAYGLLFLGAHFVWAFSLMFLFSGRGYWQELIESIVWAHNKLKVAPTVQPRALSIIQGRAVGVAHYLLGAIVTIWAFFEARILSVG from the coding sequence ATGACGATCAGTCCTCCGGAGCGAGAGGAAAAGAAAGCAAGAGTTGTCGTCGATAACGATCCGGTTCCAACTTCATTTGAGTTGTGGTCAAAACCTGGACACTTCGATCGCACCTTGTCTAGAGGTCCCAAAACCACAACCTGGATTTGGAACCTGCACGCCCTCGCACACGATTTCGATACGCATACCAGCGACCTAGAAGATATTTCCCGTAAAATCTTCGCCGCTCACTTCGGTCACTTAGCGGTGATCTTCATCTGGTTGAGCGGGATGTATTTTCATGGCGCTCGTTTTTCAAACTATGAAGCTTGGCTAGCCGATCCGCTGGGCGTGAAGCCTAGCGCTCAGGTCGTCTGGTCTGTTGTTGGTCAAGACATTTTAAATGCTGATGTCGGTGGTGGCTTCCACGGCATTCAGATTACATCTGGATTTTTCCAAATTTGGCGTGGTGCTGGCATCACGAACACGTTCCAACTCTATTGCACTGCCATTGGCGGTTTAGTCATGGCGGCGCTGATGCTGTTTGCTGGTTGGTTCCACTACCACAAACGCGCTCCTAAGTTGGAATGGTTCCAAAATGTCGAGTCAATGCTGAACCACCACCTAGCAGGATTGTTAGGTCTAGGTAGCTTGGCATGGGCAGGACACCAGATCCACGTATCTTTGCCAATTAACAAGCTATTGGATGCTGGGGTAGCGCCAAAGGATATTCCTTTACCGCAAGAATTTATCCTCAACTCCAATTTGATGACTGAGTTGTATCCCAGTTTTGCTCAAGGCTTAACGCCCTTCTGGACGTTGAACTGGGGCGCATATGCTGACTTCCTCACCTTCAAGGGCGGACTTAACCCCGTTACTGGCGGACTGTGGTTGACAGATCAAGCGCACCACCACCTGGCGATCGCCGTATTGTTCATCATTGCCGGACACATGTACCGGACGAACTGGGGCATCGGTCACAGCTTGAAGGAAATTCTGGAAAATCACAAAGGACCCTTCACCGGAGACGGTCATAGAGGTCTGTTTGAAAACATGACCACTTCCTGGCACGCTCAGTTGGGAACCAACTTAGCAATGCTGGGTTCGCTGACGATTATCGTGGCGCATCACATGTACGCGATGCCTCCGTATCCGTACTTGGCAACCGACTACGCAACTCAGCTGTCCATTTTCACTCACCACATGTGGATTGGCGCTTTCTGTATCGTCGGTGGTGCGGCTCACGCCACCATCTTCATGGTGCGAGATTACGATCCAGCCACGAACATGAACAACGTTCTGGATCGGGTACTTCGTCACCGCGACGCTATCATTTCTCACCTCAACTGGGTGTGCATGTTCTTGGGCTTCCATAGCTTCGGCTTGTACATCCATAACGACACGATGCAAGCGCTCGGTCGTCCCCAGGATATGTTCTCGGATACGGCGATTCAACTTCAGCCCGTATTCGCGCAGTGGGTGCAAAACCTACACACATTGGCTCCTGGTTCTACCGCTCCTAACGCCCTCGAACCCGTTAGCTATGCTTTCGGTGGCGGCGTGCTGGCTGTAGGTGGAAAAGTTGCCATGATGCCGATCGCGTTGGGTACGGCGGATTTCATGATCCACCACATCCACGCTTTCCAAATCCACGTTACTGTACTAATCCTGCTTAAGGGCTTCTTGTTTGCCCGTAACTCTCGCTTGATCCCAGACAAGGCTAACTTGGGCTTCCGCTTCCCTTGCGACGGTCCAGGACGCGGTGGTACTTGCCAAGTTTCTGGTTGGGACCACGTATTCTTAGGTTTGTTCTGGATGTTCAACACGATTTCGATCGCCGTCTACCACTTCAGCTGGAAGATGCAATCGGATGTGTGGGGCACGGTAGACCCAGACGGCACGATCAATCACATTACGGCAGGCAACTTTGCCCTCAGCGCCACTACGATCAACGGTTGGCTGCGTGACTTCCAGTGGGCGCAAGCCGCTCAGGTGATTCAGTCCTACGGTTCGGCACTGTCCGCTTACGGGCTGCTGTTCTTAGGCGCTCACTTTGTCTGGGCATTTAGCTTAATGTTCTTGTTCAGCGGTCGCGGCTACTGGCAAGAACTGATCGAATCGATCGTTTGGGCGCACAACAAGTTAAAAGTTGCTCCCACCGTACAGCCTCGCGCTTTGAGCATCATTCAAGGTCGAGCTGTGGGAGTAGCCCACTACCTCTTAGGCGCGATCGTCACGATCTGGGCGTTCTTCGAGGCACGAATACTTTCAGTAGGTTAG
- a CDS encoding DUF4079 domain-containing protein — MDTLLSPEVKFWLNFFHPVLMWILLGVSIYALYLGIQWRRARTAEGEKKKELLKGRYNVKHYQVGSLILALMVLGAIGAMAVTYINNGKLFVGPHLLAGLGMTGMIAISASLSPLMQKGQDWARYTHIVLNATILALFSWQAVSGVQIVQRIITKQ; from the coding sequence ATGGATACTCTACTCTCCCCAGAAGTCAAGTTTTGGCTCAATTTTTTCCATCCAGTATTGATGTGGATATTACTAGGAGTGTCAATTTATGCGCTCTATTTGGGTATCCAGTGGCGACGGGCAAGAACTGCTGAAGGCGAGAAAAAGAAAGAGCTGCTCAAAGGTAGATATAACGTCAAACACTACCAAGTTGGCTCGCTGATTCTGGCGCTGATGGTGCTGGGTGCGATTGGTGCGATGGCTGTGACTTACATTAATAACGGCAAGCTATTTGTTGGACCCCACCTTTTAGCGGGACTAGGTATGACAGGAATGATCGCTATCTCTGCTAGCTTGTCTCCTTTGATGCAAAAAGGACAAGATTGGGCGAGATACACCCATATTGTCCTAAATGCCACGATTTTAGCTCTATTTAGTTGGCAAGCTGTAAGTGGAGTACAAATTGTCCAGAGGATTATTACTAAACAGTAA
- a CDS encoding DUF1997 domain-containing protein, producing the protein MLSSNREYQYMEASKTVWDAAAVPEVEIPAEKLTRFHGQFTDCMEMYADVHTVAEYLNAHQGWFCRCAQPMTVEPLGANGYALTVGHFGAFNYEVEPKVGLELLPPESGAYRIRTIAIPNYVAPGYDVDFKAVMNLVETASADSNYKGIVTGVEWELDLSVDLHFPKFIQRLPQSVIQATGDRLLNQIVRQVSRRLTHKVQEDFHTSFNLTFPKKSKRRRS; encoded by the coding sequence ATGCTGTCAAGCAATCGCGAATACCAATACATGGAGGCTTCAAAAACGGTTTGGGATGCAGCAGCCGTGCCAGAGGTAGAAATACCAGCCGAGAAACTAACTCGCTTTCACGGTCAGTTTACCGACTGTATGGAAATGTATGCTGACGTACATACTGTTGCCGAATATCTCAATGCTCACCAAGGTTGGTTTTGCCGCTGCGCTCAACCGATGACAGTAGAGCCGCTTGGAGCTAACGGTTATGCCTTGACAGTCGGTCACTTTGGTGCTTTCAATTACGAAGTAGAACCTAAAGTCGGTTTGGAACTTCTACCTCCAGAGTCAGGCGCTTATCGAATTAGAACGATCGCCATCCCAAATTACGTTGCTCCAGGTTACGACGTAGACTTCAAAGCAGTGATGAATTTAGTGGAAACTGCTAGCGCTGACAGTAATTACAAAGGTATCGTTACTGGAGTCGAGTGGGAACTCGATCTATCGGTTGATTTGCATTTTCCCAAGTTCATCCAACGCTTGCCCCAATCTGTCATTCAAGCTACAGGCGATCGCCTCTTGAATCAAATCGTGCGTCAAGTCTCCCGCCGTCTAACTCACAAAGTACAGGAAGATTTTCACACATCCTTCAATTTAACTTTTCCCAAAAAATCGAAGCGCCGTCGTAGCTAA
- a CDS encoding NAD(P)H-binding protein translates to MKAFVAGATGETGRRIVQQLVARNIPVRALVRNLESARAILPNTAELVQGDVLQPSTLETAIADSTVVLCATGAKPGFDPTAPYKVDYEGTKNLVDVSKAKGIEHFVLVSSVGASQFFHPLNLFWLILVWKKQAEEYIQKSGLTYTIVRPGGLKNEDNADKIVLYSPDTLSLSGSIPRTKVAEVCVEALFQPAARNKIVEAIAKPEAPEKNFADLFAGVA, encoded by the coding sequence ATGAAAGCATTTGTAGCAGGCGCAACAGGTGAGACAGGTCGCAGGATCGTCCAGCAACTCGTGGCACGAAATATTCCCGTGCGGGCGCTGGTGCGAAACTTGGAGTCGGCTAGAGCAATTCTACCTAATACTGCCGAATTGGTGCAGGGTGACGTGCTACAGCCAAGTACCTTAGAAACTGCGATCGCAGATAGTACGGTCGTTTTGTGTGCGACAGGAGCAAAACCTGGCTTCGACCCCACAGCACCTTATAAAGTAGACTACGAAGGCACGAAAAATCTAGTCGATGTCTCTAAAGCCAAAGGCATCGAGCATTTTGTTTTGGTGTCTTCGGTTGGTGCGTCGCAATTCTTCCATCCACTCAACTTGTTTTGGTTAATTTTGGTTTGGAAGAAGCAAGCGGAAGAGTACATTCAAAAAAGTGGTTTGACTTATACAATCGTCCGTCCTGGGGGGTTAAAGAATGAAGATAACGCAGATAAGATCGTGTTATATTCCCCCGACACGCTGTCTTTAAGCGGTAGCATTCCACGTACCAAAGTAGCCGAAGTCTGTGTGGAAGCTTTATTTCAACCAGCAGCACGGAACAAAATTGTCGAGGCGATCGCCAAACCAGAAGCCCCAGAGAAAAATTTTGCCGATCTGTTTGCTGGTGTTGCCTAA
- a CDS encoding rhomboid family intramembrane serine protease, translated as MSKQESGAIAREIQTQIFVLGGLAALMWITEFVDIFFFRGRLDAFGIRPHSFIGLRGIFLAPFLHGGLGHLIANTIPFLTLGWLVMLRETSDFFVVSIITMFVSGLGVWLTGSPYSIHVGASGIIFGYFGFLLLRGYFERSFAAILFSLIVGFLYGGMIWGVLPIQYGISWQGHLFGFIGGAIAARLLAKPKKRY; from the coding sequence ATGAGTAAACAAGAATCTGGAGCGATCGCGCGCGAAATTCAAACCCAAATTTTCGTTTTGGGTGGACTCGCCGCCCTCATGTGGATTACCGAATTTGTAGATATCTTCTTTTTTAGAGGTAGATTAGACGCTTTTGGTATTCGTCCCCACAGTTTTATCGGCTTGCGGGGCATTTTCTTAGCCCCTTTTTTACACGGTGGATTGGGACATTTAATTGCAAATACAATTCCCTTTCTCACTTTAGGCTGGTTAGTGATGTTACGGGAAACCAGCGATTTTTTTGTCGTCAGCATCATTACCATGTTCGTCAGCGGATTGGGTGTATGGTTGACTGGTTCGCCTTATTCAATTCATGTTGGTGCAAGTGGAATTATTTTCGGTTATTTTGGTTTTCTACTTCTACGCGGCTATTTCGAGCGTAGTTTCGCCGCGATCTTATTTTCTCTGATTGTAGGCTTTCTCTACGGCGGGATGATTTGGGGAGTTTTACCAATACAATACGGTATTTCTTGGCAAGGGCATTTATTTGGATTTATTGGCGGTGCGATCGCGGCTCGTTTATTAGCTAAACCAAAAAAGAGGTATTAG
- the psaB gene encoding photosystem I core protein PsaB: MATKFPKFSQDLAQDPTTRRIWYGIATAHDFESHDGMTEENLYQKLFATHFGHLAIIFLWASSLLFHVAWQGNFEQWIKDPLHVRPIAHAIWDPQFGKAAVDAFTQGGASYPVNIAYSGVYHWWYTIGMRTNNDLYMGSVFLLLLASLFLFAGWLHLQPKFRPSLSWFKSAEPRLNHHLAGLFGVSSLAWTGHLVHVAIPESRGQHVGWSNFLTTPPHPDGLQPFFSGNWGAYAANPDTANHVFGTSQGAGTAILTFLGGFHPQTQSLWLTDMAHHHLAIAVLFIVAGHMYRTNFGIGHSIKEMLNAKKFFGANTEGQFNLPHQGLYDTINNSLHFQLSLALAALGTITSLVAQHMYAMPPYAFMGQDFTTQAALYTHHQYIACALMLGAFAHAAIFWVRDYDPEQNKGNVLDRVLKHKEAIISHLSWVSLFLGFHTLGLYVHNDVVVAFGTPEKQILIEPVFAQFIQGAHGKVLYGFDTLLSNPDSVASTAGAAWLPNWLDAINNGTNSLFLTIGPGDFLVHHAFALAIHTTVLVLVKGALDARGSKLMPDKKDFGYAFPCDGPGRGGTCDISAWDSFYLAAFWVLNTAGWVTFYWHWKHLGIWQGNVAQFNESSTYLMGWLRDYLWLYSAQLINGYNPYGMNNLSVWAWMFLLGHLVWATGFMFLISWRGYWQELIETLVWAHERTPLANLIRWKDKPVALSIVQARIVGLGHFAAGYILTYAAFLIASTAGKFG, from the coding sequence ATGGCAACAAAATTCCCTAAATTTAGCCAAGACCTAGCCCAGGACCCGACGACACGTCGGATTTGGTACGGCATCGCAACCGCTCACGACTTTGAAAGCCACGACGGGATGACCGAAGAGAATCTATATCAGAAACTCTTCGCCACTCACTTCGGTCACTTGGCAATCATCTTCCTGTGGGCATCTAGCCTGCTGTTCCACGTCGCTTGGCAAGGCAACTTCGAGCAGTGGATTAAAGACCCACTACACGTCCGTCCGATCGCTCATGCGATTTGGGACCCACAATTCGGCAAAGCCGCAGTCGATGCTTTTACCCAAGGTGGTGCAAGCTATCCCGTTAACATTGCTTACTCTGGTGTTTACCACTGGTGGTACACCATTGGGATGCGGACAAATAACGACCTCTACATGGGTTCCGTTTTTCTGCTGCTACTAGCGTCTCTCTTCCTGTTCGCTGGCTGGCTGCACCTGCAACCCAAGTTCCGCCCCAGTCTTTCCTGGTTTAAGAGCGCCGAGCCACGCCTCAACCACCACTTAGCTGGTTTGTTTGGCGTTAGCTCCTTAGCTTGGACTGGACACCTAGTTCACGTTGCGATCCCCGAATCTCGCGGACAGCACGTTGGTTGGAGTAACTTCCTCACCACCCCACCTCATCCAGATGGGCTACAACCCTTCTTCTCTGGTAACTGGGGCGCGTATGCTGCTAACCCCGACACTGCCAATCACGTATTTGGTACGAGTCAAGGCGCAGGAACCGCAATTCTAACTTTCTTAGGTGGTTTCCATCCCCAAACCCAGTCCTTGTGGCTGACGGACATGGCACACCACCACCTGGCGATCGCCGTATTATTCATCGTCGCCGGACACATGTACCGTACCAACTTCGGTATCGGTCACAGCATCAAAGAAATGCTCAACGCCAAGAAATTCTTTGGCGCTAACACTGAAGGTCAGTTCAACCTGCCTCACCAAGGCTTGTACGACACGATCAACAACTCCCTGCACTTCCAATTGTCTCTGGCATTGGCTGCACTGGGAACGATCACATCCTTGGTCGCGCAGCACATGTACGCGATGCCTCCCTATGCATTCATGGGGCAGGACTTCACGACACAAGCAGCGCTGTATACCCATCACCAATACATTGCTTGTGCTTTGATGTTGGGTGCGTTTGCCCACGCTGCAATCTTCTGGGTACGCGACTACGACCCAGAGCAAAACAAAGGCAACGTTCTCGATCGCGTCTTGAAGCACAAAGAAGCGATTATCTCCCACTTGTCTTGGGTGTCTCTCTTCTTGGGCTTCCACACCTTGGGTCTATACGTCCACAACGACGTTGTAGTAGCCTTCGGTACTCCTGAAAAGCAAATCCTGATCGAACCAGTCTTCGCACAGTTCATTCAGGGCGCTCACGGTAAAGTACTGTACGGCTTCGATACCCTGCTATCGAATCCCGATAGCGTTGCTTCCACCGCTGGCGCTGCATGGCTGCCTAACTGGTTGGATGCAATCAATAACGGCACGAACTCTCTATTCTTGACCATCGGTCCTGGCGACTTCTTGGTACACCACGCTTTTGCCTTGGCGATCCACACAACCGTGTTGGTACTCGTTAAAGGCGCGTTGGATGCCCGTGGTTCCAAGCTGATGCCCGATAAAAAAGACTTCGGTTATGCCTTCCCTTGCGACGGTCCTGGTCGTGGTGGTACTTGCGACATCTCCGCTTGGGACTCCTTCTACCTGGCTGCTTTCTGGGTACTAAACACTGCTGGTTGGGTCACGTTCTACTGGCACTGGAAGCACTTAGGTATTTGGCAAGGCAACGTAGCTCAGTTCAACGAGTCTTCGACATACTTGATGGGCTGGCTGCGCGATTACCTGTGGCTGTATTCAGCTCAGCTAATCAACGGCTACAACCCATATGGCATGAATAACTTGTCTGTCTGGGCTTGGATGTTCCTATTGGGACACTTAGTATGGGCAACTGGTTTCATGTTCCTGATCTCTTGGCGCGGTTACTGGCAAGAATTGATCGAAACTTTGGTCTGGGCGCACGAGCGGACTCCTCTAGCGAACTTGATTCGCTGGAAAGACAAGCCCGTTGCTCTATCCATCGTTCAAGCTCGGATTGTCGGCTTAGGTCACTTCGCTGCTGGATACATCCTCACGTATGCTGCGTTCCTCATTGCCTCCACGGCTGGTAAGTTTGGTTAA
- a CDS encoding pentapeptide repeat-containing protein: MNVSELIERYQAGERDFKGISFISAALSGVNLSGANLKEASLSEADLNGANLSATNLQEASLSMANLTHADLSGAKLNGANLSGANLKGANLSGAELKMANLTQANLTDANMDGASLWGAYLAGAKQ, encoded by the coding sequence ATGAACGTTTCAGAACTAATCGAGCGCTATCAAGCTGGAGAGAGAGATTTCAAAGGTATCAGTTTCATCAGCGCTGCTCTAAGTGGCGTAAATTTGAGTGGCGCTAACTTGAAAGAAGCATCTTTGAGCGAAGCCGATCTGAATGGAGCGAATTTAAGCGCCACAAACCTGCAAGAAGCCTCTTTGAGTATGGCAAATCTCACTCATGCTGACTTAAGCGGTGCTAAATTGAATGGCGCTAATTTATCTGGAGCGAATCTCAAAGGTGCTAACCTGAGTGGAGCAGAATTGAAAATGGCAAATCTTACCCAAGCCAACTTAACCGATGCCAATATGGACGGTGCTAGTCTTTGGGGAGCATATTTAGCCGGAGCGAAACAGTGA
- a CDS encoding recombinase family protein gives MTTFAYCYSDPLLDPTPDLGRWQGMDRVYQDLGQRSQLQQLLSDCQTAPPNCLYLRRLDDLGDTMAEIGDRLVQLQALGVKVAIGESSLATDRGSELTLQTDLIQLLHTIGQQQHSRRLRQGHARNRLNGLPPPGKAPYGYRRGKEKYAINRTTAPVVKDFFENFLLFGSLRGAVRHLAQKYGKKISVTTGRRWLTNPVYRGDTAYQNGETIANTHIPMISREEAAQIDRLLRRNRQLPPRTASAPRSLVGLAICSECQAPMTVVSVTARRQKREYLYLRALQCPQRPKCGAIAYEQVLEQTIAAICRDLPDAVAQMNFPQLDAAKQSLLSEIANREEILAQLSQLTSTGVLDKETASLRAYKLRGEISQLQAKFATLPPVNLRSVAQAVSIPQFWRDLSESERRFYFREFIDQIQILRQDTTWQVRLVFVF, from the coding sequence ATGACAACCTTTGCTTACTGCTACAGCGATCCTCTCCTCGATCCGACACCCGATCTCGGTCGATGGCAGGGTATGGATCGAGTTTATCAAGACTTAGGGCAGCGATCGCAGTTGCAGCAGTTGTTGAGTGACTGTCAGACAGCACCACCAAACTGTTTGTATCTTCGTCGCTTGGACGATCTAGGCGATACTATGGCAGAAATTGGCGATCGCTTGGTTCAATTACAGGCTTTGGGTGTAAAGGTAGCGATCGGTGAATCGTCTTTAGCTACCGATAGGGGGAGTGAATTAACGCTACAGACAGATTTAATTCAACTTCTACACACCATAGGACAACAGCAGCACAGCCGTCGCCTGCGTCAGGGACACGCTCGCAATCGTCTCAATGGCTTGCCTCCTCCTGGTAAAGCTCCCTATGGTTATCGGCGCGGTAAAGAAAAATACGCGATCAACCGCACTACTGCCCCAGTTGTGAAAGATTTTTTTGAAAATTTTCTCTTGTTTGGTTCTTTGCGCGGAGCAGTACGGCATTTAGCACAAAAATATGGCAAAAAGATTTCCGTGACTACCGGACGACGTTGGCTGACGAATCCTGTTTATCGAGGCGATACGGCTTATCAAAACGGTGAGACGATCGCCAATACCCACATACCAATGATTTCTCGGGAAGAGGCGGCTCAGATCGATCGCCTGTTGCGGCGTAACCGCCAGCTCCCGCCGAGAACTGCTAGCGCTCCTCGTTCCCTCGTTGGATTAGCGATTTGTAGCGAGTGCCAAGCGCCAATGACGGTTGTGAGCGTTACTGCTCGTCGTCAAAAGCGAGAATATCTCTACTTACGCGCCTTGCAATGTCCTCAACGCCCTAAGTGTGGTGCTATTGCCTACGAACAGGTATTAGAACAAACAATCGCTGCCATTTGTCGGGATTTACCTGATGCTGTGGCTCAAATGAATTTTCCTCAATTGGATGCAGCCAAGCAGTCTTTACTCAGCGAGATCGCCAATCGTGAAGAGATCCTAGCTCAACTCTCTCAGCTTACTAGTACGGGTGTTTTGGATAAAGAGACTGCTAGTTTACGCGCCTACAAACTGCGCGGGGAAATTTCCCAGTTACAAGCTAAATTTGCGACTTTACCACCAGTCAATTTACGTTCCGTAGCTCAAGCTGTATCCATTCCCCAGTTTTGGCGCGATTTATCTGAATCGGAGCGTCGCTTCTACTTTCGCGAATTCATCGACCAAATTCAGATTCTGCGGCAAGATACGACTTGGCAGGTGCGCTTAGTTTTTGTTTTTTAA